In one window of Cytophagaceae bacterium ABcell3 DNA:
- a CDS encoding transposase, with protein sequence MLRRHYKKKSSGFKQWEQKEHAEDYLVFPDNIGEHLSIDEVALSKGELYTFITNKNGRGKRGSLVASVKGTLSANIIQVLEKIPLEQRNKVKEVTLDMAKNMESSARTCFPMANLVTDRFHVVRLALEALQHIRVNQRWVELDMENKAIEAAKKNGVRYKAPLLPNGDTPKQLLARCRYVFAKKKADWTQSQEQRANIAFENYPDLKKAYDHVLEFRLIYESNTKISAEKKFNEWINKTHEMEIKEFLTVANTVSNHMSNILNFFDNRSTNANAESFNSKIKLFRANLRGVVDTRFFLFRLSKLFA encoded by the coding sequence TTGTTGAGGAGGCACTATAAGAAGAAAAGCAGTGGGTTTAAGCAGTGGGAACAAAAAGAGCATGCAGAAGACTATTTGGTCTTTCCGGACAATATCGGAGAGCATCTCAGTATAGACGAAGTTGCACTGTCAAAAGGAGAGTTGTACACTTTTATTACCAATAAAAACGGGAGAGGCAAAAGAGGCTCTTTGGTAGCTTCTGTAAAAGGCACATTGTCGGCAAATATCATACAAGTTCTGGAGAAAATCCCTCTGGAACAAAGGAATAAAGTAAAGGAAGTAACCCTTGACATGGCAAAAAACATGGAGTCATCCGCAAGAACATGTTTCCCCATGGCAAATTTGGTTACAGACCGCTTTCATGTAGTAAGGCTGGCCCTGGAGGCTCTACAACATATAAGGGTCAATCAAAGATGGGTTGAACTAGATATGGAAAACAAGGCTATCGAAGCTGCCAAAAAGAATGGCGTTAGGTATAAAGCACCCTTATTGCCCAATGGGGACACCCCAAAGCAACTTTTGGCCCGCTGCAGGTATGTCTTTGCCAAAAAGAAAGCTGATTGGACTCAAAGCCAAGAGCAGAGAGCCAACATAGCTTTTGAAAATTATCCAGACCTCAAAAAAGCTTATGACCATGTTCTTGAGTTTAGGCTAATATATGAAAGCAACACAAAAATTTCCGCTGAAAAAAAGTTTAATGAATGGATCAATAAAACTCATGAGATGGAAATTAAAGAATTTTTAACGGTAGCAAATACAGTAAGCAACCATATGAGCAATATTCTAAACTTCTTTGACAATAGATCTACCAATGCAAATGCGGAATCTTTTAATTCAAAAATAAAGCTCTTCAGGGCAAACTTAAGAGGCGTTGTAGATACCAGGTTTTTCTTGTTCAGGCTCTCTAAGCTTTTTGCTTAA
- a CDS encoding porin family protein: MKYFLLGVLVAIALEATAQNQFIGIKGGVNHTNVNFRDLDAQPNFRTGVSAGMTYEYLLTDRFSLGVDLIYNQRGYTEDIILTDWNGNMLIHDLIRYNIDYASIPIKVGFNTGNKLYAFTNVGLIPSFLVSATLVEPRFTSQWGQVRTTGTDRHNITSELANFDLAGFAELGAGYKYMNNYWLFTSFSYQTSFNSFANPKHHQGNRITHYGMTLSVGMKYLH, encoded by the coding sequence GTGAAATATTTTCTTTTAGGTGTCCTTGTTGCTATTGCTTTAGAAGCGACCGCACAGAATCAATTTATTGGGATTAAAGGTGGTGTAAATCATACAAATGTTAACTTTCGCGACCTTGATGCTCAACCAAACTTCAGGACTGGGGTTTCTGCTGGAATGACTTATGAATACTTATTAACAGACCGCTTTTCGCTTGGGGTTGATCTCATTTATAACCAACGTGGATATACTGAAGACATTATCTTAACGGATTGGAACGGCAACATGTTGATTCATGACTTAATAAGATACAACATTGATTACGCTTCAATACCGATAAAAGTAGGGTTTAATACAGGAAATAAGCTGTATGCTTTTACAAATGTAGGGCTAATCCCCTCTTTTCTGGTATCTGCAACCCTAGTCGAACCCAGGTTTACCTCTCAATGGGGTCAAGTAAGAACCACTGGCACTGATAGACATAATATCACCAGTGAGTTGGCAAATTTTGATTTGGCAGGCTTTGCGGAGCTGGGGGCAGGTTATAAATACATGAACAATTATTGGTTGTTTACGTCATTCTCTTACCAAACAAGTTTCAATTCCTTTGCAAACCCTAAACACCACCAAGGTAATAGAATAACACACTATGGAATGACACTTTCCGTAGGCATGAAATACTTGCATTAA
- a CDS encoding DUF2490 domain-containing protein — protein sequence MNGKLLTVGILLLQALCGQVFGQNNGFNRQQIHQDLYWLRYHNRIFLSDKWEWQAHADDRRHFYPNVRHHFLFRAQPFFHISENVSLSQGFVYAMQHPHEPMNLSELAVPELRPFQEVVVKNDLGEWQIRHRYRLEERFFRRADDERLLAGYNFNWRVRYQLQLQRRLFKLNQSRGVHFRIAEEVMINMGRNVEYNVFDQSRFSAAFFVNLSDHFDLELGYSHWYQQLRDGESFFNRNIYRMTLYHNIDLRP from the coding sequence ATGAACGGAAAATTACTGACCGTAGGCATATTGCTGTTGCAAGCGTTATGTGGCCAAGTGTTTGGTCAAAACAACGGTTTTAACAGGCAACAAATACACCAAGATCTTTACTGGCTAAGGTACCACAACCGTATTTTCTTGTCTGACAAATGGGAGTGGCAAGCTCATGCCGATGACCGCAGGCATTTCTATCCAAATGTGAGGCACCATTTTTTGTTTAGAGCGCAACCCTTCTTTCATATTAGTGAAAATGTTTCCTTGTCACAGGGCTTTGTATATGCTATGCAGCACCCTCATGAACCAATGAATCTATCTGAGCTTGCTGTACCTGAATTACGGCCATTTCAGGAAGTGGTGGTAAAGAACGACCTTGGGGAATGGCAGATTCGGCACCGCTACAGGCTGGAGGAAAGGTTCTTTCGAAGGGCAGATGATGAGCGGTTGTTAGCAGGCTACAATTTCAATTGGAGGGTAAGGTATCAGTTACAATTGCAAAGACGACTGTTTAAGTTAAACCAATCACGGGGTGTACACTTTAGGATTGCAGAAGAAGTAATGATTAACATGGGAAGGAATGTAGAATACAATGTATTTGACCAAAGTAGGTTTTCGGCTGCTTTTTTTGTCAACCTAAGCGACCATTTCGACCTTGAGCTAGGGTATTCTCATTGGTACCAACAGTTGAGGGATGGAGAATCCTTCTTTAACAGAAATATCTACAGGATGACCCTGTACCACAACATTGACTTGAGGCCCTAG
- a CDS encoding type II toxin-antitoxin system RelE/ParE family toxin, with the protein MVQIIWIKRAIQDLNDIAEYIAKDSPRYADLTIEKIFDKTQILKEYPEMGRVVPEINDNKIRELISGRYRIIYEIKNSELIEILTVNHSSKLLN; encoded by the coding sequence ATGGTCCAAATAATATGGATTAAAAGGGCAATTCAGGATTTAAATGATATTGCTGAATATATAGCGAAAGATAGTCCGAGATATGCTGATTTAACGATTGAAAAGATATTTGATAAAACCCAAATATTAAAAGAATATCCTGAAATGGGGAGAGTGGTTCCTGAAATTAATGATAATAAAATAAGGGAATTGATTTCGGGACGATATAGGATAATTTACGAGATTAAAAATTCCGAATTGATTGAAATCCTAACAGTAAACCACAGTTCAAAGCTACTAAATTGA
- a CDS encoding helix-turn-helix transcriptional regulator — translation MNERINKIKEVLVRKGVSQKELATRLNKNEHTISNWCINKSQPHLKELKKIAEILEVDICDLLVSGNDKPSL, via the coding sequence ATGAACGAACGAATCAACAAGATCAAAGAGGTTTTGGTACGAAAAGGTGTAAGTCAAAAAGAGTTGGCTACCCGGCTAAACAAAAATGAACATACCATTTCTAATTGGTGTATCAATAAATCTCAACCTCATTTAAAAGAATTGAAAAAAATTGCTGAAATCTTAGAAGTAGATATTTGTGATCTTCTTGTTTCAGGCAATGACAAACCATCATTATAA
- a CDS encoding ATP-binding protein, with amino-acid sequence MTPEKFKEILQKGEGIEIEFKTSQFELNKDAFESICAFLNRRGGYLLLGVKNDGTVEGVIEDCVQDIVNNIITNANNPQKLSPPFYGSPYFSGDLSKKLREPEQEKPGIYNAS; translated from the coding sequence ATGACCCCCGAAAAGTTCAAAGAAATATTGCAAAAAGGCGAGGGCATTGAAATCGAGTTCAAAACCTCTCAATTTGAACTGAACAAAGATGCCTTTGAATCTATCTGTGCCTTTCTCAATCGCAGAGGCGGGTATTTACTGCTGGGCGTGAAGAATGATGGAACAGTTGAGGGTGTGATAGAAGATTGTGTTCAGGACATTGTCAATAACATTATTACCAATGCCAACAATCCGCAAAAGCTGAGTCCACCGTTTTACGGGTCACCGTATTTTTCTGGGGATTTAAGCAAAAAGCTTAGAGAGCCTGAACAAGAAAAACCTGGTATCTACAACGCCTCTTAA